The genomic window TTTGGTCAGTCATAAGTGACGGATCTATTATCTTTGTGACGAATTTTTTCGTCGCCAATTGTGACGGATGATGAATTCCCTCACTAAATGTTTGCGACGTTGAAATTGTTTACAGATTTCATGTCGTCGCAAATGCCGTCGCTAAACATGTTTGTGACGGATATTTAACAATTAGCGACGGATTACTTCCCtctctaaatttaatttttctagtagtggttGTAAAGTTAACTtttaccaaattttattttgtaggcTGAGTTTATAAAATCAACCCCATTTCCTTGCTTTCATTTCAAACTATGTATAATTTTGGAGAAAAACATTGGATTTGTAAAAAACCCTATATTTTggatataatatttgagtaTATACTAAAAATAAAGTGACTAAACTCaaatcataaataaattttagttaaGGTCGAATCGATTATGACTCATGCATACCTAAATTTGATTTCTTTAGAAACAAGCCTTAAGACTAAGGTCtcgtttgacccaactttttttagtatattattataagtttgtcaaggtagtttgtgatgaaatagcttataaaattacaattttcactagtgtgaacttataaaatagcataaaacttaatttatattacataagctgtttgcataagctctaaaaaaagttgggtcaaacgagccctaagaccaaaaaaaatgaaattccaAAGTTTGATTCTTTAAAGTGGCCATATCATGGATGAGATAAGGCATGAACAAAATGTTTTAGGACGAATTATTTGAGAGAACTCGAGTTTTGATTTTTAgatgaaacaattttttgttagattttacttacctcacgaCCGAATTTCAAACTATTAGGGTCTCCTTACCCTGGGAACAAgagagttaaaaaaataataagtttaaAAGTGGTGTCAATTATTATCTTATAAGCCAATTTTATAAGTAAGACCAATTTAAAAACCTAAAGTGGCATCAAAGCATATCATTTCGGATCACCTACTCTTTGTATCAATAGTGATGAGTGTGAGAAGGTGTATTGGAAACATCATTTTACGAGACGGTTTTGTAAGGATCGCCTACTCTTTTTGGTTTATTCATGTTGTGAATTCGAAAGAAACATACATCAATAAAAACTTGATGCGTGGAGCAAATTGAATTAAGCAATCAATTAATAAAGCGAGAATGACAATTAATCGcaagcaaaagataaaatggTGAAAGTGAGAAAGAACACataaaattgtttacccagttcggtcctaAATTGACCTACTCTGGGAGAGAGCatctctccgttccactatcaaacaAAGTACTTGATTACAAGAGATGTTCCAAACGGTTACAAGATTTAGCATTTGAATCTTAATGCTACCCTTTGCTTGAATCTCTTCTCGTGGTCAAGAGACTCAATtggaaagtgtttcccaaggtgatgaTTCGATTCCCAACCCTAGTGTTTGCCCAAGATAATTCTCTTATAACCCTAGCTTGTATATTGGCCTCAGaaacccttaaaccatgttcaAAGAATTAGAAAACGCACATCCATATATGTGGGAATCGTATGTGTGTGGCACGCCAGCTTGCCTACGCCTCGCGCAGCAAGCAGAAAGACCAGCCCAAAAACACCACGCTATTGCGTGCCGCACCAGAAGCAGCCTTGTGCTGCTGATCTGAATTTTCTGATTCATGAGATTTGAAGGCAATTACAactgttggatatgccttgaaatctcaattacaagaagtcagaaaaatctttgttgaatctttttgcatctttgatgttttgaagattttttgggaaaaaaatatattttcttggaagatactttgacttggatttgttttattttaaaacagatttgttactaattttttggcatatatttttctataaatagggagtgcttttattcatagaaaaattgagagagagagagtgagaaagagagtagagatgtagagacaaggattagggtttgccaccacacaagggctagggttttagagaggaaaaagagttttctcttggtacaactctagggtgggcaaactatctttgtggtacaccttgggaaacacttatcaaattgagtctcttggccacgggaagagattcgggtttagggtagaattaggattaattcttgtaactcaattggaactctttgtaaagttacttgTTTGATATAGTgaaacggaggggctgctctctcccccagactaggtcattattggaccgaactgggtaaacaaatattgtgttctttcttctcctttatcttttatcggttgttattattattgcttattccgcttaattattggttgtcgttctattgctccacacatcaagttattcattggtgtgattttaagacgaattcacaacaattggcgcccaccgtggggcaatcggaacaatttgaagtgagcaccatgggttttaagtcggatatcgagggactttccgaAAACAATTTGGAATTGTTGAAAGTGAAGATgaaagcaattttaatgttcgggatgatggataaaacatggagtgttgttatctGGTGCCTCGAAGATAAAGAGTTAATGGAGATTGCGAAGaaggtcggcctggagaggcggtggtaataatactcgacatcagcctggagaggcggtgctaagaatactcgggttactatctgaaacaacaactttattatgcggaggtgctagtggaagttgagattcggtggagtgttgagtcatggacgTTGGATGCTCCTTTCACATGTGTTCAAAGAATGAATACTCTGAGACTCTAGAGTTAGTTCAAGGTGGAGTCGTTCATCTTGAAAACGGAAAGcttgaaggttcaaggtatgggtttagtttgtcttacgaagtttgacaatcgtgagtttctttacacgatgtgaggtatgtttctgaacttagatgcaaagatagttggtcatgcatctataactagtggtaactctcataatgtggttgagttgtgggacttcgAGTGGAtctgttagtgacatgagtttagttggactagtgaacaaggtttactaggtgttgaactgaattgaaattgttggagactaacaatagcttgaagtatgtttcagaggagttgGATAGGTCTTGCatgttacaaggtggagatcatggtgggtatactttggtggaaattcagtttgaggtggagtcttccaatagtggtagacagtcaacattagctcttggctatctaatcgtAGATATGAATgagagtggtattgttgaaccaaaggggatgaccatggagaccttgtgggttatgtttcaattgtggctgaagaagtgcaagaccttgagaggatcttcagggaggcaattgaaagcaacagttgatcagacttggtaacttgtgagactgctggaggtagttggatacaaggagagtttgatgttgcagcttgtggaaccgcctaaaattccaaggttggtttggagccaagcaaaacttcgagagtacggaaggcattccggggtcgaagagtggtgaaggcttgtagggctatcgcaaaatcccatggatagtcggaggcaagcgattcttcaggaggacggaaaaggcacaatccgggccggggctgaagagggatggtggagcttgttgagctatctaaaattccgatgatagttgggagcaagcgtttcttcagggaggtacgaagttgaccacttcggagtctgaagagggtgcggtgaatcttgtggggctacctaaaatcctatggtagtgggatgcaagatcttcatgagagcggaaggcattccgaggatgaagagggaggtacaatctggtgatcttgaatagaaaattcaagatggagagagcagcacggtggttgatatgggatcaccatcgatttaaaggcaaggtggagaattgttggatatgccttgaaatctcagttacaagaagtcagaaaaatctttgttgaatctttttgcatctttgatgttttgaagattttttgggaaaaaaatatattttcttggaatatactttgacttggatttgttttattttaaaacagatttgttactaattttttggcatatatttttctataaatagggagtgcttttattcatagaaaaattgagagagagagagtgagaaagagagtagagatgtagagacaaggattagggtttgccaccacacaagggctagggttttagagaggaaaaagagttttctcttggtacaactctagggtgggcaaactatctttgtggtacaccttgggaaacacttatcaaattgagtctcttggccacgggaagagattcgggtttagggtagaattaggattaattcttgtaactcaattggaactctttgtaaagttacttgtttgatatagtggaacggaggggctgctctctctcccccagactaggtcattattggaccgaactgggtaaataaatattgtgttctttcttctcctttatcttttatcggttgttattattattgcttattccgcttaattattggttgtcgttttattgctccacacatcaagttattcattggtgtgattttaagacgaattcacaacaacaacaattcatgtaTAGTGAAATTAAGTTTTAGTTAGATCAAATAAAAATCCATTCAAtggcaaagaaaaaatatagtgCTATAAAAGGAAATTTGCATTATCATTAAGAGTATATTAAACATTAGGTATGCGATAGCATACATAAGTTACAAGGAGCAAAAGCTAGCAACAATAGAAGTTTCTACTAACACTATGCTCTACCCTTTTTACAATTACAATATAAAGTGTCCTTGAACTACAACCCCTACCATTCCTCACTTaataacaagaaaaacaaaaaacactcAAACCTCACAGAAAATCAACATATAATAAAAACACACACACTAACTTAtttcactaaaaatatatatacacataaataAACGAGTTTGAATCTTCTCCTGCCTTAATGTGTTATGTCATCTTATCTGCCTTAATCTAATGTCTGGAGAGAGAAACAACAACATAGATCCAATAGTTGTAATCAGTGCAAGACAGACAGCAGGAAAGCATCCGAATCCTAAATAAACTCATTTACTTCAAATTTAATTTGGACTTTTCTGGTTCCAAATGCAAGAAAGTGATTTATCACTAGTCCAATTCCTTAACTTAAGAATGACATAAACAATCATTCCAACCAAAAATCCAAGAGCAGCACTTGATCCAACCAATGAAACAGCAGTACAAATAAGTGCAACAAATGAATCTTCTTTACTATTCATATCTCTAGCACACATAGCTAATTCAATACCAGCAAACAAAAGTAACACTCCTAATATTCCAACAGGAAACATCTTCAATATATGTGCCAAAGAAGTACCTAAAACCAATCCTAATACCAATTTTGCAACACCAAGAAGTGCCACACACCCTCCACTTCTTCCACCAAATTTATACTGTCCTGCTAATCCACCAGCACCATGACATGTTGGCATAGCACCAAACCATGAACCAACTAAATTCATTAATCCAACTGTAACTGAAATTGATGTAACTGAAAATTCCTTTTCAGGAAAAAGATCTGTTGATAATTTACAAACAGCTATCACAGAGTTCAAAACTGATAATGGAAGTTGTGGAATTGCACCCTTAATAAAACCTTTTTTCCATGCATGTTTAGTGAATTTCACTACTTCTATCGAAGAGGGTCCAAATTTAATTTCATGTATAACTTCATGCTTTCTTATAAACACCAAAACAATTCCCAAAACAAAGACTAATAAAGCAGAAGGAAgtgaaaaaacaatttttcttaaTCTATTCATCTTACTTTTTCTTCCACTTTCATTATCACTCTTTTGGGTTTGGCCATCTAAATTATCACTTTGTGGATCACCGCAACAGCCGCGATTTTTTTCGCCAGCTCCATTCACTATCACAATGAAACAAGCACAAACAATAGCTAGAACCAATCCATCTAAACCAAACCAAGGTCTTTGGCCTAAAGATTTAGACTTTGGAAGATCTTGCACTTTTCTTACATATTTAACAGCTGTTAAAGCAAATGACAAACCTTGTGCTAATTGAATTCCTCTCACAACTGATAAAGGAATTATTTTGTACACTAGCTGCATTAATCCTGTGATCCCAAGTATGAACAACGTGCCGCCGGTTAAGATTCCAGCAGTCATGATCTCCGGTATTCCGAAATCTTTGTCGGATAAGGCCTGAGCCGCGATGGACTTCATCGGTTGGACTGGCATAGGGATCCCATAAATGACACCGGTTATGATGTTGTAGATACCTGTGATAAAACACCACacatatgaaaaatatattattgatgtATTTATACGTATTTAACATCGATTTGACTCTTCTAAAGTGAATAAGTTACGGCTTTAGAAGGAAAAATAAGCTTAATAGTGTGCATGTGTATGTATTGCAACATCAACATGTTTGATATCTTTACCATTGTATATATTTACCGTCACATCagtcatatatatatttgatagttattttttacaatatcaCAAAAAAACTCATAACTACGTAACATCAAGATTTTTAATGTCTCTTTGATCATACTTATTGTCATATCAATCCTATTAAACTATAATTTATTGTAATATCAATAATTGCGACTCAATTAagacaaattatattttatttcaatttaatgAGTCTAGCCATGAAACTCACACACTAAAAGTCGATAATttaaagccactaggtttggtctactGACGATGGATTTGAGTAGTAAGCTATAGGTCGTGTGTTTGATCTCCAgttcattgtaaaaaaataaaaaattaatgttgataATTTAAGATCTCAGAAGTCTCATGGAGGAGATGATTTTAATTCTGATtttcaatataataatattaataataataaaagaaaaagacataGAACATACCATTGAAAATCAATGTGGTGCCAAGGTTAAGGTCCTTAGCTAGAGTGAGAGCAAGCACTATAGGTATATAGGTGCCAAGGTCACCCATGGCACCATTAATTTCAGCCCATTTTGATCGAAAAATCAAGTTTTGTTTCACTTTGTGAACTGCATATTTTGCTGTGAAACTTTTAGTTTCTTGTGAAT from Trifolium pratense cultivar HEN17-A07 linkage group LG1, ARS_RC_1.1, whole genome shotgun sequence includes these protein-coding regions:
- the LOC123914690 gene encoding molybdate transporter 1-like yields the protein MAYQNHNPSIQTSDVEAPEITPTNHSQETKSFTAKYAVHKVKQNLIFRSKWAEINGAMGDLGTYIPIVLALTLAKDLNLGTTLIFNGIYNIITGVIYGIPMPVQPMKSIAAQALSDKDFGIPEIMTAGILTGGTLFILGITGLMQLVYKIIPLSVVRGIQLAQGLSFALTAVKYVRKVQDLPKSKSLGQRPWFGLDGLVLAIVCACFIVIVNGAGEKNRGCCGDPQSDNLDGQTQKSDNESGRKSKMNRLRKIVFSLPSALLVFVLGIVLVFIRKHEVIHEIKFGPSSIEVVKFTKHAWKKGFIKGAIPQLPLSVLNSVIAVCKLSTDLFPEKEFSVTSISVTVGLMNLVGSWFGAMPTCHGAGGLAGQYKFGGRSGGCVALLGVAKLVLGLVLGTSLAHILKMFPVGILGVLLLFAGIELAMCARDMNSKEDSFVALICTAVSLVGSSAALGFLVGMIVYVILKLRNWTSDKSLSCIWNQKSPN